The proteins below come from a single Natrinema sp. SYSU A 869 genomic window:
- a CDS encoding pyridoxal phosphate-dependent aminotransferase, with protein MTEFADRVEQVSISGIREVFEAAGEDAINLGLGQPDFPTPAHARRGAIEAIEAGRADAYTSNKGTPQLREAISAKYDRDYGLEIDPADVIATSGGSEALHLVLEAHVDPGEEVIFPDPGFVSYDALTHIADGTPNPVGLREDLTLDPATVEDAITGETAAFVVNSPANPTGAVQSKADMREFARIADEHDVLCISDEVYEHIVFEGKHHSPLEFAETDNVVVVSACSKTYSMTGWRLGWVVASNRRIERMLRVHQYGQACASAPAQYAAEAALTGPQEPVQEMVETFEERRDLVLNGLTDAGLEVPTPEGAFYAMPKVPEGWCDEVLERGVVVVPGDAFGANGEGYARLSYATGTEELKEALEIMDAATKAVR; from the coding sequence ATGACCGAATTCGCAGATCGAGTCGAGCAGGTGTCGATTAGCGGTATCCGCGAAGTGTTCGAAGCTGCGGGCGAGGACGCGATTAATCTCGGCCTCGGCCAACCGGACTTCCCGACGCCCGCACACGCACGCCGCGGGGCGATCGAAGCCATCGAGGCCGGGCGGGCCGACGCCTATACCTCGAACAAGGGCACGCCACAGCTTCGGGAGGCGATTTCGGCGAAGTACGACCGCGACTACGGCCTCGAGATCGACCCCGCAGACGTGATCGCGACGTCGGGCGGCAGCGAGGCCCTACACCTCGTGCTTGAGGCCCACGTCGATCCCGGCGAGGAAGTCATCTTCCCCGATCCCGGCTTCGTTTCCTACGACGCACTGACCCACATCGCCGACGGGACGCCGAACCCCGTCGGGCTCCGGGAGGATCTGACCCTCGATCCCGCGACAGTCGAGGATGCGATCACCGGCGAGACGGCGGCGTTCGTCGTCAACAGCCCCGCGAACCCGACGGGGGCCGTCCAGAGCAAAGCGGACATGCGCGAGTTCGCCCGCATCGCCGACGAGCACGACGTGCTCTGCATCTCCGACGAGGTCTATGAGCACATCGTCTTCGAAGGCAAGCATCACTCGCCGCTCGAGTTCGCCGAGACGGACAACGTCGTTGTCGTCAGCGCCTGCTCGAAGACCTATTCGATGACGGGGTGGCGGCTCGGCTGGGTCGTCGCCTCTAACCGCCGCATCGAGCGGATGCTCCGAGTCCACCAGTACGGGCAGGCCTGTGCCTCCGCACCCGCACAGTACGCCGCTGAAGCCGCCCTGACGGGTCCACAGGAACCGGTCCAGGAGATGGTCGAGACCTTCGAGGAGCGTCGGGATCTCGTGCTCAACGGGCTCACGGATGCGGGCCTCGAGGTGCCCACCCCAGAAGGTGCCTTCTACGCGATGCCGAAGGTGCCCGAGGGCTGGTGTGACGAAGTGCTCGAGCGCGGCGTCGTCGTCGTTCCCGGCGATGCCTTCGGTGCGAACGGCGAGGGATATGCACGGCTCTCGTATGCGACCGGAACTGAGGAATTGAAGGAGGCGCTCGAGATTATGGACGCCGCGACGAAGGCCGTTCGATAG
- a CDS encoding DUF6517 family protein, with amino-acid sequence MTHSRRSLLAAGATGTLALTAGCLGFVLGNEPLEFDSNRVAPANEMVAETGYEEQTVEERTMERSEAIGGVERDFEASIWTSSYSKSVDYMGQTREGSAFAAVSVPGMEVAGQSVNPLDDMSNEELLTEFLDRVDSNRGDIENIQHQESFALDILDDSRTVDTFVGESELEGEPIDIEIKLTSFDHEDDQLVLFGILSKRLADESANVELLMESAEHPVDN; translated from the coding sequence ATGACTCACTCTCGACGATCGCTGCTCGCCGCGGGCGCGACCGGGACGCTCGCGCTGACCGCCGGCTGTCTCGGGTTCGTCCTCGGGAACGAGCCGCTCGAGTTCGACTCCAATCGGGTCGCCCCAGCCAACGAGATGGTTGCGGAGACCGGCTACGAGGAACAGACGGTCGAAGAGCGGACGATGGAGCGATCCGAGGCCATCGGCGGCGTAGAACGCGACTTCGAGGCGTCAATCTGGACCTCGAGCTATTCAAAATCCGTCGACTACATGGGCCAAACCCGGGAGGGAAGCGCCTTCGCGGCCGTCTCGGTTCCGGGAATGGAAGTCGCCGGGCAGTCTGTCAACCCGCTCGACGACATGTCGAACGAGGAGCTACTTACGGAGTTCCTCGACCGGGTCGATAGCAACCGTGGCGATATCGAAAACATTCAGCATCAGGAGTCGTTCGCGCTTGATATCCTCGACGACAGTCGGACCGTCGACACCTTCGTCGGGGAGTCCGAACTCGAGGGGGAACCGATCGACATCGAGATCAAGCTCACATCATTTGACCACGAGGACGACCAGCTCGTATTGTTCGGCATCCTCTCGAAGCGACTTGCTGACGAGTCGGCGAACGTCGAACTACTGATGGAGTCTGCCGAACACCCGGTCGATAACTGA